The sequence ATAAGACTCATGAAGAAGGTGAGATTTCAGCAAGAACTTGAAGGAGGTAAGTAAGTTTACTGCAGGTGTATCTGGGGGAAGAGTggttcaggcagagggaacagcttcAGCAAATTCCCTAAGTAAGGGCCATAAGCAGCCTCTTCCAGAAACAGTAAggtggccagtgtggctggaacagaGTGAGCAAGGCAAGAAAGTACAGGGAGAGAAAATCAGAGGAGACAGAGATGCTGATTCTGAtcacttattttaaatgttattaaaactaaatggcatttaaaattcagattctcaGCTGCATGAGCCACATTTCAAGGCTTTGATAGCCAtttgtggctagtggctaccttATTGGATGGCACAGATAAGAAATTTTCtctcatcacagaaagttctatcaCATGACACTGACCTTGAGTGTTCTTCCCCTCCTTATTTGACTTGGTTAACTTTTATTCAGACTTTAACAGCTCAAacatcacttcctccaggaagccttttctGACCACTCTTCCTGTACATCAGTTCCACTGTCCTATGCATGCTCTCAGAGAGCCAGGTGGCTTACCTTCATATCATTTATCTCTTTGTGACATTGTACACTAATTGGCAGTGCTTGGTGGCTTgtacctgaagtcccagctactcaggaggctgaagtgggaggatcacttgagttcaggagctggaggctacagtgaactatggtcactgcactccagcctggatgacagagtgagactccactgaaggaggagaaagaggaggaggaggagaaggaggaagaaattgTATGCTCATTAGTACAATAGCTTACTGATGTCTCTCTCTCCTAATAGATTGTAAACTCCATTGTTTCTGTTTCGGTTCATTGTTATATtgccagcacctagcacagtgcctgaggTATGAAAGACAAATAATTTGTTCAACGATCCAATGAATGGTTTTAGGTGGCAGGACTAGAAGCAGAGTATTCACTAAACAAAGGGTTATAGCACCGCGGAGAACTGTGATTCAGTAGGCTCCTGGAGCCCAAAATTTTGCTGGGTGAGAGCAGCTCCAGAGGCTGGAGTCCCTGCTGCACCAAACCTGGATTCGGCTCAGGACCCTTAATCATTTTTGTACCCACCTTCTCACCAAGGCCCCCACATGCTGTCCCTCCAGGAGAACAACAGGAGAGCATCTGTCTTTACTAGAGAAGCCAAGTCTCAGATATTCACAAAATGCCTCTTCATTCCTTCAGTCCGGTgcttgcagcagcagcagcagcattgaAATGCTTCCTTTTGCTGCTCGTGAATCCGAGGACTGGGGACCAACTTTGGCACATTTGCTGGGATGCCTGGCTAGGCACGGAGAGTGCCGTGTGCTCCAGCACGTATGTGGCCGCCCTCATGGAGCAAATGCTGGACTGCACAGCCCTGGATCTGACAGGTAACACGCAGCAGCTGCATGATTTACAAGGCCTTGTGGGGAGAGGTTTTGTCTCCCACTTTGAGAGCTTGAGTgcttcatataaatatttatgggagTCTGGGGCCTCCATTAACCCTACCAGTGCCACATTTCACTTGTTACATGGTGCTTGTCTACGAATGAATGTGAAGACCCATGTTCAATTACATATGCATGTAGGTATGTGCATGTGAGGATGTACATGGACTTATATGCATTTGAGGAGAGCATGTGTAATCAATTGCATCTCAATGTGAGTATAAATACATATAGTTATGTGCACATAATTGTGAACATTATATCCACACTGTAAATGCATGTACATGAGTATTTGGACATGCATGCATATAGGTGTggatacatacatatgcatacatgtataatgcatgtgtatatgtttgtgtgcatgtatgtgggcACATGAATATGAGAGTTTGTATCTAGCAAATGAGCACATGTGGATTCTGTGCTCCAATGTGTGTGCAGGCCTGCCTCCATGTGTGTAAGCATGAgtgtatacacatgcatgtttattcaCACACCTGCTCTAAGAGCATATGCATATCTATGTGCAGATCTAGAGTTTCAGCCTTACCCTAGAAACAGCTTTCATTAAACTATGGGTGATTCCATAAAAATTGCCTCACCTAGAGGCTGCTGCTTCTATGAACACTTGCTCTGGTAATTATGATATATTTACTGGTAAGTTCAATTGAGAACAGATGAAAGGTGAAAGAACTGTTCATTAATTGAAAACAGTACCAATGTCCCACGGCAATGATGTCCAAAGTGTCCTcctccaccacacacagccacagacacacacacacacaaacacacacacacttctcacCACCATACTCCTCTGCCAGCAACTGAAATGAGCAACAGAGCTGCAGTTTCTCTCTGACACCCTTGTCATCATGTTTGTACTTGTGCATCTCCAACTTCCCATCACCCATCTCTTTGCCTGGGGATGCAAAGAGAGTGTCTTATGGCTGGAGAGCATGAAGCACACCCTTATAAATGTAATTACCCTCTGCAGAGGGATTTAGAGAGGAAACTGTCACCAAAGAAGACTATGTCCCACTCCTCCATACTTCCCTCCACCTGAGTGTTTCAGATAAGACATAGTGGACTTATGAAGTTTGGtgacaaaaatacaaatttcagcATCAGATACGTGGGGACTGAAGTTCTAGTTCATCCACAGGGTGACACTGAGCAAATAGTAACCACTCTGAGCTTTATTCATCTCTGACCTGCAGGTAATAGCAACCCATGCTTCATAGAGTTAAGAGAAATGTAATAATGGAACTAATCTCGCAGTTTGACTACACTTCTGTTTTGTGACCTTCCTGCCCATTGTCCACGGAAAGGGACATTTGTGCCATGCTCTGgctcccagaacacaaagaaggattGGTGTCAAGCCCTGCAATGGGAAGCACATCACTTCTCTGACCACTCAGGACAGGCAGAAGTGAGCCCCCAGGCCAGTCCAGGCCCATGGTCTCTGTAGAGTAAGGCTCAGGTGCCTGTAACACCAGTAGAAGCAGGGAAGTGAATGTGGCAGatccagagaagaaacaaagggaCATGAAGAGTGAGCTAAGGGCAGCTGTGGCTCCTGAATCCGATGGAGTCCTGGGCTATGATCAATGCCTGCCTCATGCTCCAAAGCTCTGAAATGGGCACCTTGTAGTCTCCCACCCTGCTGTCCATTTACTAGAAGGAGTCCAATCCTAGGTAAGATATACagatctccaaaaaagaaaacacaacaataTAAATGTTGGACTTGTGGATTTCATCTCCCTTTTTATGTTGAAACTGGCTTCTTCCAGCAAGTACCAGGGCTCCTCCCACTGCCTCCAAAGCTGTCCCTCCAGCCCAAAGACAACATCCCTTTTTGATACAAATACGAAAGAATGTATAATGAGTGGCTGGTATTTTTCATGAAAGTAGCTTCACATGCAAAGAATGCAGAGAGGCAGTTAAAACTGAGTTTGGCTTCACAACAAATCATTAATATAGGTGATTTTCCACAGTGAAGTAGTAacttatttcatgtattttgtttcttccaaGTGAGAACACTAAGCTCTGATTTTCTTGTCTAAATGCATCTTTTAGGAGGCATTCTGggataatatatataatgtatcttTTATTATCCTAAAAGATAGGATAATATAAGATGCATCTTTTCGTATGCATCTTTTAGGATAATATGTGTAAGACAATGGAGAAAGACATTAAGAAGAATAAGTGTGAGGCATAGGAAATTGACAGAACGTGGTAAAGGTGTTCAGAAATGAGGCACAGGAAATTGACAGAACGTGGTAAAGGtgttcagaaatgaaagaggcaTACAGGATGCGGAGGAGATGGGATAATGTGCTCCTCAGTTGGAAGAGGTGCTCTCCATGGTCTGGATACATGCTTCAAGCGGCAGAAActatagaaagaataaaatttcagCAGTAGTAGCTGCCGTCTTCACCAAAATAAGGCTAGGCTTCTAGGCCAAGAAAGCCCAGCCTGGGAAGCCCACTGAGGGCTACTTCCACAGACCAGGTACACCCTGGACACAGAACTGTCGCTTTACTGCAGCTGGATTGTCTTCTGAGTGTACTGGGCTAGGCAACAGCACAGAACAGCTCTACCAACCAGATCGACTTCTTTTAGGAGGGCTGCTGGAAACCATGCTGCCTACTGGATGTGCCATTTGAGGACTTTTATTTTGTTGGGGGGAGGAGGAGCAGAGCAAACCTCTAATCTTCCCTTCCTTACATAACAAATCCAAACACAACTATCTCTGGGATGAGAGGCCAGGCCAGCAGACTGCAGGCTGCAGAGGGAAGGGTTACGCAAGAAGCCAGTTCAgagtttttcctttctgaaaacaGAAGGGCCTGGAGTGCAGATTTTGCACCTGAAAGCCTGCAAGGGAATGACCAGAAACTCTAAACCCACTGTCTCCAGAAGCCCGGAGAGGAAGAGcttggggagtggggatgggagaGCAGGAGAGTAGGGGGTTTGCCTGGTGTGGCAGAAGCTGCAACTCCAGGTCACAGAGAAAGCCAAGTGACCAGCCTGGTAGATCTGGCGTGGTTCCTGGCAGCTCCCATTGCAGTGTGGGTCCAAGAGGCCTCTAGGCGGGCACTGGCTGAAGCAGTAGGTAGGAGTCGAGTGCCCTCTGACAGGCAGGAGCGTTGTCCTGCCACAGAAATGCCCAGAGACCCGGGACTGAGGGAAGCCTGCCTGGTTCACCGAAAGAGGGATCTGGGTCCAGGGCCCAAGCTCAGCTTCCCCGGAGATCCCTTCCCCGAGAGCCGACTGGTGCCGGTTTCCCCGCCAGTGGGGCTCCGATCCCCAGCGAACCTCGCCACCGGGGGAACCTGGAAGGGAACAGCGGGATAGTTGGAGCAATCAAGACGAGAGCCTGGAGCAGCGGGCCCTGGTCCTAGTGCTGCGCGGTGGCTCGGGGGACTCCAGACTCTCATTCCCCCGCGCCGCATACTATTCCAGCCTCCTCGGGACCCCGCTCGGCAGCCCTTCCCCGCCAGGCAGTGCggaaataaaaagcagaagagaaatcaaaacaaaaggagaaagttTTCTGAAATGAAAGAGGTTACGAAGGAAGGGCTAAAAGAATGGGAAatgtcaaagaaataaaaagaatgccaGGAGGCAAGGGAATGGTGCCCAGGTTCCCACCCGTCCCCGCGCGCGAGGACCCGAGGCTCCCGGCAAGCCCAGCTGAGCGCCTTCCTCCACCCGCCTCGCCGAAAGTGGCGACGGCGGATCCAGCCGGCACAGCCTCCCGCACACCCCCAGCGATCCGGGGTCGCAAGAGGCGGGATTCGCGCCGGACTGGACTGCAGCCGCTCCAACCAGGGGCGCGGTCCGGAGGGAAGCCCTAGTCCGGGCCCTGCGTGTGCCCCGTGCGTGCGTCGGGGTGTCTGAGCGTGCCTGTCTCTGAGTGCGTCTCCGGGTGCAGGCGCCAGCCTGTCTACGTGGGACTGGTGCCGGCTTGGAAGACTCCCGGCGCTGGGAGGATTTTCCCCCGGGGATGTCAAGGATTGCGAGGAGCCCGAGAGCCGCGGGGAGCAGTGGGAACGTAAAAGGAGGATGACGGTGGCGGGGTGCCGCTAGGGTGGGACGTGCCAGAGGGCCTTGGGACTCAGTTCGCTTTTCCTGGGCTTGTGGGCTCTGGGGCATCACGGCGGGTCGGGCCGGCAGGCTACAGGCGGAGACATAGCTGGGGCTTGCCTGATGTGAGAGTCCGCCCTGAAGGCTCCGGAAGCCCAGGCCTCTTCCAAGCGGCTGCCGGCTCCGCCTGACTCTCGCCCGCTTGTGCCCCCGGCCTGTTAGTGCTCACTTGGTGGGTTGATGCGGGGACTGACAGTGACTCAGTGTCAGTCCCCGCACCATCAATATGGGTATCAATGTGGACATTAATGTGTGCAggatgtatgtgtctgtgtatctgtgtgtcagtgtgtcaCTAAGACTGTGTTCTGGGATTGTCAGATTCTCCGAGAGGCAGCTGGTCACTCCAAACCGGCTTGAACCACTTTGTCTTCTGGATGCAATGCTGATGGTATTGGTCACTGGGTCAATGTCTGTGCTTCTGTGCTCTGGGGAAGAAAAGCCAACACTTTGGAGTTTGCAACCCTCCCTAGCTCAGAGACTAAGGATGGAGAATGCCAGTCCGCTTGGTACGATTCCAAAGGGAGTCAGGCCACCGGATTTAGGGTCTCCACCAGCCAGGCGTTCGTGATATTTTTGGTCTCTGGAACCATGCCGTGGGGTTTCCTCTGGCACCCCACCTGAGCGAAGCCTCTTTCACCGCAAAGAGGATACATGTGTACACGTGAAGACGTTCTGTGCAGGAGCATGTGCGTAGGAAGTTACCCAACTAATCAAAGCCCCTTGCTCCTTCATTCATGCACGTGGGGGCAAAGGTACCACAGAGCCAGGCtcagctgcctcctcctcccagatcaCAGCCAAAGCCTTCCCCAGCAGACACATCTTCCATCTTCCCGCCATGAAAATCAACTGGACCTTTGAATTAAATTCGAGCTAGAATCTCAAGCTTCTCTCCTATTGAACACCACCAACACActatataaatgtacataaatGTTAATGTTATCTGTATCCTTAATTTTTAGGTCCCCTTCCTCTTCTCTAGACCTCAGCCTTCACTACTTCCAGGCTTCCAGAGATCCAGGCCAAAATTTCCTGTTAGTTTcactctccccttccttctcccaaCTCAGATTCCCAGCTGGGGCTCCACTTCTTGGGTCTCCTATATTTCCCCATTAGGGTTCTGAAACTCCATGAGCCAGAGAACTCCAGGGACTAAAGGTTAAGCCTCCTGGACTGCAGATAATGAGTCTGAGGATGCTGGAGCCCCTCGGAGCTTGCCATTGCCAAAGGATCACAAAAACTCTACAGGGGTTGGAGATCCTACTCCGTGTCCCAGAGGCCAACCCTGAGTTATAGACAGGATTCcaaggaggctgggaggggtTGGGGGTGACCTAGGTGGGCTCCACTCTTCCAGgaatacagaaaaggaaaggttCTCGGGCCACCTCCCAGTCGGGGATCTCCAGGATGCAGCTGAAGCTGCTGCACTAGAGTGATGACCCAAACTCCTCCAACAAAAATTCGAGGAGCCACTAAAATTCAGACTCGGCCACACAGTGCCCATCTGCGGAGCTGAGGAATCCATGCCTGAGTGCCAGTGCACCCCAAGGCATACTACCCTCAAAAACACAAGTCCACACAGAAGGGCTTCCTGCCTGGGGGATATTGCACCCCAAGATCTAGTGCTGGGTTGTACCTGCTTCCATTAGCTTTGGGGTGAGAGACAGGCCCCATTCAGAGAAGGCATCTGGCTCTGGGCAGCTCCAGTTGCTCCCAGAGAGATGCGCTGGGTAGGAGAAAGGAGACTTGCACCCCAGGCAGGAGGGCAAGGGCCCTGGTCAGCTGGGCCAGAGCGCCAAAAAGACCCAGCTTCCTCATCAAGGTGGCAGCTCCTGGCTTCCTAGTCTCCATCAATCACTATATCAGAACAGACAGACTAGCAAGTCAGTTCTGGTGGCCAAGCCTGAAAGCACTGAAAAAGTGGCGTGTGCCCCATATCCAGGGACTCAAGGCTGTTTGGACCTGCGCCCTCTCAGCTCACAAACCAGCTCTCTTGACTGGGGTCTGTACCTAGGGTGGGAAGCAGAAAACACATTTGAGGCTcatgtatacacacactcacacactcaagGAAGGGCTTTACTAGGGCTTGGTTTGCTACTCCATTGGCCACGGGGTAAGAGTAACCCAAAGTTGGTGTGACTCTTGAGGAAGCAAGAGAAGAAAGTCAAAATCATGCGAACACAGAGTCCTCTAAATAAACACCATTTCCATGGTTTTAATAAGCAAAATAGGAAACCATTTTAATaaccaaaaaacagaaaccagTCTGAATAAAACTACAATAGACtaggttttaatattttcatatcataAGCAGGGTTTGAAATTGATCCcttattttacatgaaataaaaacaatttctgtTGCGGCAGGTTTGATTTCAACACAGTTGAATCTGTAAAAACCAAAGCTCGTTTCTGATGCAGGACAAATATCCACAATATTTAAAACTGCAAGCACCATGCGGTTCATACAATCTTGTTATTACTGTTAATTTATCAACTAATACAAACTCAAAAATGCATCTGGCCAGCAGCGCCAGCAATTTCAAATGGGAacttaaaaatacacttttattttggtatttttgtcaGTGCAACTTAAATCCTTTTACTGacctgcagaaaaaaaaaagtaataataaagaaaaacaccCATGTCTTCCCTATAACTACTATACAACTGAAGAAttgaagggggagggggagacacCACCAAGAACTCTTCCTACTATTTCAAAAGCAGGGAAAGAAACACAATGCACTGGTCTAAAGAACACATTTGAAAGTTGCAAAATTACTTGCCAATGTTTGGGTTTCTGGTACATTCTGAGCGTGGCAGTTGGTTCAGTGCAATGTCTGCTTACCAGTGCACTGCCAGGGTCAGGGATGGCTAAGCCTCTCACCCTAAGAGCGCTGTGGTTCCTACAATTAGTGCAGGCCCAGAGGGTTCAGAAGGGACCTCAGGATGATTCTGGTTACAATAAAAAGCAGAGGGGAGgatctgttttcctttcctttcctttcctttcttattaAGGGTGTCATTTTGACCATAAAGACAAGGCTGGAGTCCAGTACACTCTTCTGGGGTGCGGAGCTTGGCagcttccctgccctgccctgccctgcccttgtACTCGGGAGCTGGGACCTCTCGGTTCTCTCTCTCAACACCAGCAAGGTCGAAAACTaaagcaggagagaaaaaagaggacCGAATGGGGataagggaaggaaagaaaacacgCAACTTCCAAGTGTGCCCCAAGACAAAGTTGTTTTCTGATGTAAAATGCctggaactttttcttttttttttctttttaacttacaaacaaaaataccataatCATAAACCCAAACAAAGACCCTCAGCTTGCTGCCATGTTCTCTATGCGGTTTGGCGGGGCGGGTATTTACAAGCCTACAGCTGGGACTGAAACCCCGCACGCAGCaccggagtttccaaactgcgatCCCTTCTCACCCAAAGAAACAAGGGGAGTATGATCCATGATCAACAACATGCTAAAGTTAAACAAGAAAATGGtacaaaatagaaattattacCATACATGTCCAGCATGcaggattaatatttttaatgcagatttttgtatttttctatataatCGAGCAGGCAATAAAACTGATGAGATTTGGGCGCCGAACGTCCTAACTGAGGCCCGTGTCTCAGGGCTGAGAGCCAGTGTTCTCCGAACTCTGACAGACAGGTCCgtctgtccttccttctttcGCTCAGCCTCGCCTCTCGCCTGCCGGGACGCCAGagtccctctcctctcctcgTTGCTCTCTTCCTGGCGCGGACTACGCTCCGGGCCGCAAAGCAGCGGTCCCGGCTTAACGCGCAAAGTTCAGAAAGCCAGGAGTCTCCAGATGGCCTTGGTGACTTCTCGGGACTACGCCTCGCCGCCCTCCAGCCTGAAGAGAAGTTACTCCGGGACCTCCCACCCTCtcgtctctctctctcaggcTCTGCTCGAGTCTAGGAGGCGGCGCTGGCGTGCGCTACTCTCGCCTTAGCCAAGGTCCCCTGCCCGCCAGCGCGCCAGCCCGTCGCCCGCGGCCCGCGCGCCCTTCCTCCCTCTCGCTCAAGTCAAACAGGTCAAGGTTGGGGCCGCGGCAGGGACAGGGTCCGGGGTAGTGTGGGACTGGGACATGGACAGGGAGTCCGGGCTGGGGCAAGGGCGGGGGCCGGGACCGGCCACGACTCACAGAAAGAACTCGGGAGAGGAGGGGCTGTCGCTGGTGGAGCCCGCCTCCCTGAAGCCGGAGTTGGCGAGTTTCTCGCACTTGACCTTGTAGGCGTCTCTCTCGCGGGCCAGCCGGGACACCTCCTGCTTAAGCTGCTCCACCTGCTGAATGAGCTGCGTCTTCTCATTCTCCAGGTGGTGCTTCTGCTGGACGCGTTTATACCTGCAAGACTGGGCGTAGCCCCGGTTCTTCAGGGTCCGCCGCTTCTGCTTCAGGCGGATCACCTCGTCCTTGGTGAAGCCCCGCAGGTGGCGGTTCAGCTCGCGCACGGACATGGACACGAGCTGATCGTCGGAGAAGCGGTCCTCCACGCTGCCGTTACCGCCCGCCGCCGTCGCCGAGGCCGTCGCGTGCGGCCCGGGCCCAGGGTGGCTAGTGGGCAGCTGTTGCGCCGGGCTAGCGGCGCTGGACGGCGGCGGTGACGcttggtgatgatggtgatggtgcgGGTGAGCGTGCGGACCCAGCTCGTCGTGGGCCACGCCAGCGCCCGGGTACGCGTGGTGCGGGtgagggtggtggtgatggtggtggtggtgagcgCCGCGAAAGCTGTCGAAGCTTTGCAGCGGCTGTGGCACTGGGTGCGAGCCGATGAGCGCTTCCACCGCGTCCTCGGGCGTCAGGTTGAGCGCCTCGGGGTTCATCTGCTGGTAGTTGCTCGCCATCCAGTACAGATCCTCGAGGTGTGTCTTCTGTTCGGTCGGGCTGAAGCTGGGCGACGAGGGCACGGAGCTACACGGAGTGCTGAGCGGTGTGGAGGACACCGAGCCGGCTGGCTGCAGGCGCGTGCAGGGCCTGCCCGGACGCTCCGCCCGCCCCAGGGGCTCCTTCTTCACGTCGAACTTGAGCAGGTCGAAGTCGTTGACATACTCCATGGCCAGCGGGCTGGTGGGCAGCTCTGGCCCCATGCTCAGCTCCGCGGCCATCGCTGACGCGAGGCGCAGCTGCCGCTGCAGCCCGGGAAACTTTGCGGCCGGCCGGAGCGCGCCCAGCCAAGCGCGGGGGCGAAGAGCGGCGAGCCGGGGAGGCGGGGAGCGAGGGCGCAGCGGGCCGGGGCCGCCGGCCAAGCCTTTGTCTGGGGACGCGGCGGCGCGCCAGAGAGTCCCAAGGCTGCCTGCACCGCCCCAGAGCTCTGGGCTGTGCCCGCGCCGGGAACGGGCCGGGGAGAGTCGGGCGGAGTGGAGAGGCAAGCGGAGCGCGCAGTGGGGCTGAGGGGAGGCGTGGGGCGAGTGCCCGTTGCTCGCTCTCTAGCTCTCTTGCTCTTACGCTCTCTCGCTCGCAGCCGCTCGCAGCTCGGCGGTGCAGCTGTGCTGGATCCGGCGGCGCCGCAGCCTTTTATCGCCTCCTGATGTCACTGGGGTGCGGGGGCCCGGGCGGCCCGGTGCGCGGGCCAATGGCTGCACGGCCTCCGCGGCCCAGCGGCGCAGGGCGGGGCGCGCCTGACAGCTCCCCCGCCCCCCGCGTCAGCTGACTGGCGGCCCGAGCGGCCCTGGAGGCGCGGAGGCCTGGCGGAGCGCTGGAAAGGAGTGGGACGGCCACCCTGGGCCCACCCCTCTACCCTGCAGGTCCCGGCCCCCGCACGCTCGCCTGGAGTGCGCGCCCCACCTCTAGGGCAAGCAGCCGCTTTCCCCTCCTCGCGCGCTCTCCTCCCTCAGTTCCCTttgcaccccacccccaacccatgTCACCCCCAAGGAGGCTCAGAATGAGTGCCGGGACAACGCCTCCTGGGCCCTTTGTTCCCAAGCGGCCCCCGCCCAGTGGGCGACGCTCTGTGTGTCCTCGCGGCTTCAGGCCGTGTGTGCCGTGCGTTCCTGTTTCTGGAGATCTGCGCGTATTTGTGTGTTGGCCAGGGCGGGCTCGAGGCTCCGAGAGTTGTGTTCAGACCCAACTCTTAACCTCAGGGGACCTTTCTCAGGCCAAGCGAGGGCCGTGCCCCTCCTGGCGGGTGCAGTGGCAGAGCCCTGAGATTCTACTCCATTGGCCCCGCCGCTCCCCGCGCTCACCCCACCCCACAATGTTCACAGTGAAGGCGACGGGAAAAGCAGCAGCCCAAAGGCTCTGAATTCCTTTCCCCCGCCACACGCACGGAATCCTGAGCGCCCGGAGCCTCGGGGCCGAGGCCGGCCCGGGACGGTGCTCGGAATGGCTCTCCACTGCTGGGGAGCCGGCCCTGTTTTTGTTTGAACGTTCTGTAACGATTAAGCAGATCCAGGCGTCAGCCCGCCGCGGAGAGGCTCAAACAGGCATAAAGTGCGACCCCAAGTGGCCACTGTGCGCAAAGGCGTCGCGACCGCCCGGCCCACTGCCGGAAGGCTTGGACGGCGCCTCGGACCCAGCCAGGTCTCCCCTACCTGGCCCAACCCAAGCCAGCCCGGAACGCATACTGTGTGTGCAGCGGCGCCCAGGACAGGTTCCTTTCGAGCCACGTACAGGTCCTCGGGTCCCGTCTTCGTACTCAGCCGCGAGCCTCGAGCAGCGAGCTCCGCGCTGGTCGCCCCTGTTGAAATTCCGTGCCCCAGCGTTCGGGGGTGCCCGTCGGCTGCTCCCCGCGCCAGAAGGTCCCGGGCGGAGGAGGGCCCGTAGCCAAAAGTGGAAACGCCACAGTGAAGCAGCCCAGGGCTACCGGGTGAGAAACCTCCCCGGAGGGCAGACGGGGAGACCGAAGCGCACCGCACTAGGCATCCAAACCAGGCTTGGGAGCCGCGAACCCTCCCTATCCAGATCCAGGATGGCTAGAATTAACGGGTTCTTCCTGAGACCTCGGCTCAGGCGCCAAAACCGGATAGATCGCGAATTCGCTGGACCCGGAGACCCGACCCGCCTCCCGCGTCGCCTTCTGCTTTCCAGCTTTGGGCGCGCGCAGCGAGAGGCAGGAGAGGCGCGCACTGGGTGAGTGAGTCCCGGCCACTGTCTGCGCTGGACCAGCCCGACTGACCCCGCGCGTAGGGGTCGCGTGAGCCACACCAGTGCAGACGCacctaaatgatttttaaatgttagaagGTAAAATATTTGCCTCCCATTAATCTGAAAACTCTCTATTCTCTTGCGCCCTCGGAGAGGCTGGGGTACGGCGTGGTATTGGGTCgcctatttttaataaaatgagtgTATTTTAACTAAAACTTGAACTCAGTCTTGTGGGGTGGCAACTTAAATGCTGGAAGGGCGCGTCTACAACCCTCTTCGAGAAGCGTGCTCTCCGCAGAAATGAGGCGGCCGCCTTGAGAGAGAGCCTGGGCGGTGCCGCTCCGCAGCCCCTGCCAGAAGCTGGGGGTTGGGGACTC comes from Macaca fascicularis isolate 582-1 chromosome 10, T2T-MFA8v1.1 and encodes:
- the MAFB gene encoding transcription factor MafB — its product is MAAELSMGPELPTSPLAMEYVNDFDLLKFDVKKEPLGRAERPGRPCTRLQPAGSVSSTPLSTPCSSVPSSPSFSPTEQKTHLEDLYWMASNYQQMNPEALNLTPEDAVEALIGSHPVPQPLQSFDSFRGAHHHHHHHHPHPHHAYPGAGVAHDELGPHAHPHHHHHHQASPPPSSAASPAQQLPTSHPGPGPHATASATAAGGNGSVEDRFSDDQLVSMSVRELNRHLRGFTKDEVIRLKQKRRTLKNRGYAQSCRYKRVQQKHHLENEKTQLIQQVEQLKQEVSRLARERDAYKVKCEKLANSGFREAGSTSDSPSSPEFFL